One part of the Rutidosis leptorrhynchoides isolate AG116_Rl617_1_P2 chromosome 1, CSIRO_AGI_Rlap_v1, whole genome shotgun sequence genome encodes these proteins:
- the LOC139840980 gene encoding premnaspirodiene oxygenase-like → MEFKISFSVLVMVVTIFILIKLLNIIKQQPNSKSNFPPPGPWKIPLVGNIFSMVSRQPPHVVLRNLARKHGPLMHLQLGEVSALIVSSPQLAKEILIKNDLAFANRPEIQASKIIMYNNGDIVFSPYGNYWRQLRKICTLELLSAKKVQSFSYIREEEVKFMIESIVSSSGSPIDLTEKIFMLTNSITSRAAFGKIPKNQDLLVNMLKEMADVTGGFDIGDLFPSYKFLHIITGMNLKMTKIHKNLDKIFNKIIDEHEKDNTKGVNVGREKEDLLDILFRLKDTGDLEFPITTDNIKAVILDIFSAGTDTSSSIVEWAMCEIIRNPEMLEKAQAEVREVFKGKPLVQETEFQGLKYLKMVIKETMRLHPTVPLLVPRECRETCEINGYVIPVKTKVIVNAWALGRDPEYWHDADRFIPERFVNSSVDFSGKHLEYLPFGAGRRMCPGITFGVANVEIILSHLLYHFNWKLPVGMKPEDLDMSETFGAACRRKHNLYLIATPYINNEWM, encoded by the exons ATGGAATTCAAAATCTCATTTTCGGTCCTAGTTATGGTTGTAACTATATTCATTCTGATTAAGCTACTAAATATAATCAAACAACAACCAAATTCAAAATCGAATTTCCCACCACCTGGTCCATGGAAGATACCTCTTGTTGGAAACATATTTTCTATGGTGAGTCGACAACCACCACATGTTGTCCTTCGAAACCTGGCTCGAAAACATGGTCCATTAATGCATCTTCAACTCGGTGAAGTTTCTGCATTGATTGTTTCATCACCTCAATTGGCCAAAGAAATCCTGATAAAGAACGACCTTGCATTTGCTAACAGGCCTGAAATTCAAGCTAGTAAGATCATTATGTATAACAACGGCGATATCGTCTTTTCTCCATATGGTAATTACTGGAGACAGCTTCGAAAAATCTGCACCTTAGAACTTCTTAGTGCAAAGAAAGTTCAGTCATTTTCTTATATTCGAGAAGAAGAAGTCAAGTTTATGATAGAATCGATTGTGTCGTCCTCAGGATCACCTATCGATCTTACAGAAAAGATTTTTATGTTGACGAATTCAATAACTTCTCGAGCTGCTTTCGGAAAGATACCCAAAAATCAAGACTTACTGGTTAATATGCTAAAGGAGATGGCCGACGTAACTGGAGGATTTGATATAGGTGATTTGTTTCCTTCTTATAAGTTTCTTCATATTATTACAGGAATGAACTTGAAGATGACCAAAATTCATAAAAATCTCGACAAAATATTCAATAAAATCATTGACGAACATGAAAAAGACAATACAAAAGGGGTTAATGTTGGCAGAGAAAAAGAAGATTTGCTTGATATTCTTTTTAGACTTAAAGATACTGGTGATCTCGAGTTTCCTATCACAACAGACAACATTAAAGCGGTGATATTG GATATTTTTTCAGCCGGAACTGATACTTCTTCATCTATAGTGGAATGGGCCATGTGTGAAATCATAAGGAACCCTGAAATGTTGGAAAAAGCACAAGCGGAAGTGAGAGAAGtgttcaaaggaaagcctttggtACAAGAAACAGAATTTCAAGGACTGAAGTATCTAAAGATGGTAATTAAGGAAACTATGAGATTGCATCCCACTGTACCCTTATTGGTTCCTAGAGAATGTAGGGAAACTTGTGAGATCAATGGATATGTCATACCCGTGAAAACAAAAGTCATTGTTAACGCGTGGGCTCTTGGAAGGGATCCTGAATACTGGCACGATGCAGATCGTTTTATTCCTGAGAGGTTTGTAAACAGTAGTGTTGATTTCTCGGGAAAACATTTAGAGTATCTTCCATTTGGGGCCGGAAGGAGGATGTGTCCGGGAATTACGTTTGGTGTAGCGAACGTTGAGATTATTCTGTCTCACTTACTTTATCATTTCAACTGGAAACTCCCTGTTGGAATGAAGCCTGAAGACTTGGACATGAGTGAGACTTTTGGAGCTGCCTGCAGAAGAAAACATAACCTCTATCTAATTGCAACcccttatattaataatgaatggATGTAA
- the LOC139875683 gene encoding arginase 1, mitochondrial-like isoform X1, whose protein sequence is MMKIGRRGLHYMHTLNNVPKNLIEKGESRVIDASLTLIRERAKLKGELPLALGGAKASSSLLGVPLGHNSSFLQGPTFAPPRIREAIWCGSTNSTTEGASVANRQHKLLGLSVAITMMVAPVYKPSLTRQNLVKPTRRSEKS, encoded by the exons ATGATGAAGATTGGTAGAAGAGGACTTCATTATATGCACACATTAAATAATGTTCCTAAAAACTTGATAGAGAAAGGCGAGAGTCGAGTCATCGATGCATCTCTTACTTTAATACGTGAAAGGGCAAAACTTAAG GGAGAGCTTCCGCTTGCGTTGGGTGGTGCTAAAGCTTCATCATCACTTTTAGGAGTTCCTCTTGGGCATAATTCATCGTTTCTCCAGGGTCCCACATTTGCTCCACCGAGGATTCGAGAAGCCATCTGGTGTGGAAGTACAAATTCCACTACAGAGGGAG CAAGTGTTGCAAACCGTCAACATAAATTATTAGGACTTTCTGTTGCAATCACGATGATGGTGGCGCCGGTGTACAAACCATCACTTACTCGCCAGAATTTGGTAAAGCCTACACGCAGATCTGAGAAATCATAA
- the LOC139875683 gene encoding arginase 1, mitochondrial-like isoform X2, with product MMKIGRRGLHYMHTLNNVPKNLIEKGESRVIDASLTLIRERAKLKGELPLALGGAKASSSLLGVPLGHNSSFLQGPTFAPPRIREAIWCGSTNSTTEGGKEYLVLVLSKTAVDVGGFNVVATYNHQSVVEVYSISM from the exons ATGATGAAGATTGGTAGAAGAGGACTTCATTATATGCACACATTAAATAATGTTCCTAAAAACTTGATAGAGAAAGGCGAGAGTCGAGTCATCGATGCATCTCTTACTTTAATACGTGAAAGGGCAAAACTTAAG GGAGAGCTTCCGCTTGCGTTGGGTGGTGCTAAAGCTTCATCATCACTTTTAGGAGTTCCTCTTGGGCATAATTCATCGTTTCTCCAGGGTCCCACATTTGCTCCACCGAGGATTCGAGAAGCCATCTGGTGTGGAAGTACAAATTCCACTACAGAGGGAG GTAAGGAGTATTTAGTTTTGGTACTGTCGAAAACAGCGGTTGATGTGGGTGGATTTAATGTTGTAGCTACATACAACCATCAATCTGTTGTTGAGGTATATTCCATCAGTATGTAG
- the LOC139875694 gene encoding premnaspirodiene oxygenase-like, which produces MEFQISFSLLAIIVATFFVIKLLNIIKKPNSNPKFPPPGPWKIPLIGNILSMVSRQPPHVVLRNLARKHGPLMHLQLGEVSALVVSSPQLAKEFMIKNDLAFANRPEIQAGKIIMYNNSDIAFTPYGNYWRQLRKICTLELLSAKKVQSFSYIREEEVKSMIESIVSSSGSPMNLSEKIFTLTNTITSRAAFGKIPKDKDLLVHMLNEMADVAGGFDIADLFPSFKFLHVVTSTSSKMAKIHQTLDKILINVIAEHEKEKENTKGLKISRDKEDLLDILFRLKDSGDLEFPFSIDNLKAVILDIFSAGTDTTSSTVEWVMSEFLRNPEVLKKAQAEVREVFKVKPLVQETEFQGLKYLKMVIKETLRLHPTAPLLVPRECRESCVVNGYVIPVKTKVIINAWALGRDPEYWHDADRFLPERFKNSSIDFSGNNLEYIPFGAGRRMCPGILFGVANIESILSNLLYHFDWKLPAGMKHEDLDMSESTLGTVCRKKNSLYLIATPYTPL; this is translated from the exons ATGGAATTCCAAATCTCATTTTCGCTCCTAGCTATTATTGTAGCTACATTCTTTGTGATCAAGCTACTAAATATAATCAAAAAACCAAACTCAAATCCAAAGTTCCCACCACCCGGTCCATGGAAGATACCTCTTATTGGAAACATACTTTCCATGGTGAGTCGACAACCACCACATGTTGTCCTTCGAAACCTGGCTCGAAAACATGGTCCGTTAATGCATCTTCAACTTGGTGAAGTTTCGGCCTTGGTTGTTTCTTCACCTCAATTAGCCAAAGAATTCATGATAAAGAACGATCTTGCATTTGCAAACAGGCCTGAAATTCAAGCTGGTAAAATCATTATGTATAACAACAGTGACATCGCCTTTACTCCATATGGTAATTATTGGAGACAACTCCGAAAAATTTGTACCTTAGAACTTCTTAGTGCCAAAAAAGTCCAGTCATTTTCATATATTCGGGAAGAAGAAGTCAAATCTATGATAGAATCGATTGTGTCGTCCTCAGGATCACCTATGAATCTATCAGAAAAGATTTTTACGTTGACAAATACAATAACTTCTAGAGCTGCTTTCGGAAAGATACCCAAAGATAAAGACTTATTGGTTCATATGCTAAACGAGATGGCCGACGTAGCCGGAGGATTTGATATAGCTGATTTGTTTCCTTCTTTTAAGTTTCTTCATGTTGTCACTAGTACGAGCTCCAAGATGGCAAAAATACACCAAACTCTTGACAAAATCCTTATTAACGTCATTGCTGAACatgaaaaagaaaaggaaaatacgAAAGGGCTTAAAATTAGCAGAGATAAAGAAGATTTGCTTGATATTCTTTTTAGACTTAAAGATAGTGGTGATCTAGAGTTTCCTTTCTCAATCGACAACCTTAAAGCGGTCATATTG GATATTTTTTCAGCTGGAACTGATACTACTTCATCAACAGTGGAATGGGTCATGTCCGAATTCTTAAGGAACCCTGAAGTGCTAAAAAAAGCACAAGCGGAAGTGCGAGAAGTTTTTAAGGTAAAACCATTAGTACAAGAAACAGAATTTCAAGGACTGAAGTATCTAAAGATGGTAATAAAGGAAACTTTGAGATTGCATCCCACTGCTCCCTTATTGGTTCCTAGAGAATGCAGGGAAAGTTGTGTGGTTAACGGATATGTCATACCCGTAAAAACTAAAGTCATTATTAATGCGTGGGCTCTCGGAAGGGATCCTGAATACTGGCACGATGCAGATCGTTTTCTACCTGAGAGGTTCAAGAATAGTAGTATTGATTTCTCAGGAAACAACTTGGAGTATATTCCGTTTGGGGCCGGAAGAAGAATGTGTCCCGGAATTTTGTTTGGTGTAGCGAACATTGAGAGTATTCTATCGAACTTACTCTATCATTTCGACTGGAAACTGCCAGCTGGAATGAAGCATGAAGACCTGGACATGAGTGAGAGTACTTTGGGAACTGTTTGCAGGAAAAAAAATAGCTTGTATTTAATTGCCACTCCTTATACTCCACTGTGA